In the Pogona vitticeps strain Pit_001003342236 chromosome 2, PviZW2.1, whole genome shotgun sequence genome, GGGTCTTACTAAAGTAAGTCGTAACTAGACTAGGCCCAATTGAGTAAATGGAACTCATGCAGTTGAGTCTCTAAATCCCAACCGACTGAGTGAATCACCCTAGAGTGACTTACTACAGTAAGCAATGTGGTTTTGAGTTATTCATTTAGGGTGTAATCAGATAAGAGCAGTGCCCTTTGTTTTAGACTGCTTTTGGTATGGTCCAGTGCAAACTATTTCTGGCAACTGGACAACATACAGGGGATTATGAACCCAGCCCACCCATTTTCCATGACACAATCTTTTATTGCTgttctgatcacacccttaattgtttattttaaatttttaggCTATCTTgggttgtattctcgaaggctttcacagccgggatcctatggttattgtaggtttttcgggctgtttggccgtgttctgaaggcaaattcagaggacaggagtcagaaccctgtctgtgctctggtgcggttttgtgggatagttgaatatttatagctgtgggatcagcattTGTCCTTtacaggagattgggtgattatggtgatcagcgtgttttttgttgttgtgggtgtgttgttgtgataaggggaagagatgatctgtcactgaaATTTATGGGTGTCatcagctggtcttttgtgtgcagtgatcactggtccgtgtggctgggtagagttcatcaGAACATCATGGCAATGACACAATCAACTCCAATTGCACAGAGACAAGTAGTAGTTTGGGGGCTGTAACtggtttgtgggggttttttgaggggggaaagtattttaaatgaaAGCCAGTATATAATTTTATAGAAGACTAGCCATTCCAGCCTACTTTGAGAATTGAAAATTAAATGTCGTTTAGCTTACTTTTCCCCAACAGTCTACTTCAGAACTCTCGTTTGCTACCTGCACTTGTTAGatttatcctctctctctcttcttcccaggCTCCTCTCACCTTCCTCTGAAATGATGCTAGTCTGTTTGTCAGACTTTGAGGCTTATGCTAAAAAACATCTCCCAAAGGCTGTTTGGGATTTCTTTGCCGCTGGTGCTGATGAATGCTGTACTCGAGATGACAACCTTGCAGCCTTTAAAAGGTATGATAGAAAACCTGTGGgtggtttaaagcagtggttcttaacctttttgaaagaaacgcccccttgacccattgaggaagttatcatcgcccccctccccgcagtgatgatttatttatttatttatttatttatttatttatttatttatttatttatttatttatttatttatttatttaagacacttaaatccagtgacccctgaaaacaaaattaaattccaagaaaatgaaatgccccccaaaaagtaacatttaatgatttagttgcaagtgaattttaagactcaaaaagaaatataaagagggcataaaaacaaatgcaggaactaaaaatttcaagacaaaaagtctgaaactaaattaaaattggaggaaaatatatattcatgcacactgtaaaaaggctgcagccatcttcacagatgtggcttgctccagtgcccccctaccgccccccttctgctccagcgcccccacaccgccccttttcgttctaccgcccccctgaaaaatgaaatcgccccctggggggcattatcgcccacgttaagaaccactggtttaaaggacCAGTGGTTAGCATTCATGTTATAATTGATATTCAGACTGTTCACATCAAGGCCCTGGTGTAATCTCACTCATAGCATTAGAGCCGCAACAAACTTCACTCAACTCGGCCAAAAGTGACTGGTCTGGTATCTTTCAGGACAGAAATGGGATCTGGAAAAAGAAGCTTAATATAGCAAGATGGAGGCAGAACCTATGATTCTGTCTCTCCCCAGCTGGGGTGGCTGTAGCCTGCCACTTCTCATAAAAGTATATGTGACAATTAGAGATACAACATCTCCAGAAATTTTGAAGATATTTTTTAACcccagagaaaaagaggaaagggggcagggagagagaaattaaaatatataccatacttattttcatatTCCCACTAAGtttattttaatgatttattAATCCATCATTCCGAACTTAGTGTTTGGAACTGCATCGGCATATTTATAAAAACAAAGCTGTAGCTACACCAAAACAACCATCAGCTACTGCTTTCCTTTCATATCCTtttccccagactttggaacattTTTAGAGACCTAATCCATGACGGCCAACAGGCAGGCGTTCAGTAAGAACTAGCCAGGAAGGCTGAGGGCTGGCTGTGCTGATCAGAGATGGCCACGAAACAAaccaggaaacaaagaaagaaaggaaatgacccatgaactgggctggtttgtggttcatttcgtgGGCAGTTCAGGTAATCGCAAAGCGAAATGAAATACTGAACTTCTTCATGATTGGCGTTTCATTTTGCTTCGTGCCCTCCCCCTGAAAGCCCCTCTTCATAGACCAAAGCACCAACCTTGCCTTGCCCCAGGCCTGAGCTACACAGAAAGCTCCtcttcatttagagatgggcccgAACCAAAGGGACCATGAACTGGTTCGTTTTTTATTAAAAGGCCCGATTAATGGTTTGTGGTTACGGAAACCCACAatccatgaaccatcatgaagcGCCACTgtgctggtttgtgcccatctctagggctGATACTAAACCAGACGAAGCTGTGCTGAATTCATATCCCTCCCAGGCTAGGAAtactggaaattacttaggattGCCCTGACTTTGGCCTGCTGGCATTGTGGCTGCGTCTCTGGTCTAGGACAAGCTAGGATCTGGTGTAATTCAGCTCTTTCCCCACTCTTCCCCTTCTCCGCCTGTtctttggctcttctgccagctgaTTGTGCCAGCAGATCTGAGATTAATCAGTTCAAGGGCAGTTGTGCCAGCATTAGAGGTTTCTGCCTATACCAACCACATTACAGTCAGCGTGTTTTTGAGCTTCTTTGCCAGACTTTGCATTCCTGAtgcatatttaaatttttaagaaAAAGTTGAAGCAGTGGATGTTTGCTTTGCTAACAAAATTAATTAccaattttaaaattgttttttaactgaaaaaatacttgaaccatattgccctactaaacATATTTAGGCCATATCCGTCTAATATATAAttatgactacataaaccataaaGATTAACATACATATAttgtctaatacagtggttcttaacctttgttactcggatgcttttgaactgcaactcccagaaaccccagtcaggacagctggtggtgaaggcttctgggagttgcagtccaaaactcctgagtaacccaaggttaagaactagtggTCTAATATACAAACTTAAACCtatatggtttatgtagttaGTTCTACATgctagatggatatatggaaaatattctccccgcatgtatgtttgtgtttgttttgtatgtctgtttgtgtttgttaaaaaagaaaaagaaaaaaacgtgTCCTCTAGTggcttatgttaaaaaaaaaaaaaacacacacacacacacacatttaaatacatttttggaaTAGACTCTAAGACTGTATAAAAATTACCTGATTATATACATAGCTGTAAGAATTAACTATTTAACTACTCATATAAATGACAGAGACATTGACAGATACATTGTTTGTATGGTACTAcacaatatgtttttattttaaaaattgtcctgAGATCCAAAGAATTCTggagagaaaatgaaaacaaaaaacaatgagTGAAACACAGTTGAAACAGCACAGGCAGaaactttctcctccttttgcaCTGTTCacgtcttttttctttctgagttAAACTATACATTACAAATAGCCCATCATTTGAAGCTGAAATCCATTAATGTTCCAGACATACGTTTCAGGCAGACCTTTATGAATGGCTAATTGTACTTCCAAATAAAGCTTCTGCTGAACACTGAACAACGGTGTTCAGCAAGCTGTCTGAGAACTACAGGAGGTATGAGAACTTCTGCTGGTGACAATCAGATAGTGTTGCCACATGTGCAATTCTCTCTTCTAATGATGCGCTATCTGTATGCTACAGTTTGGTCCTCATTTCCATCCTGCTCCCACTCTCCCCACCCATGCCTGAAACACTGGGAGATGCCATTTTTGTAGGAAGCAACTGACATTGTCATTCCACATGCTGGAGGAATGCTGGACAGACATAGGAGAGATAATAGGAATGCTGATGGTCCCTCTACTTTATTCTCTCAGGTAGCacgaaaaaaatactgtacagcatgTTCTCCCTGTAGAAGAACTGCTGAGCAGTCTGCTTGTCAGGGATGGATAAGGggtttttgtttcattcattcattcattcattcattcattcattcattcattcattcaattcaattcaattcatatACCTCCCTATTAGTACAAAAGCACAATTCGGAGCAGTTTAATATATAAAAAGATAAACTTTCAAGGTTCTTTGGGCTTTTACTGGAAGTACTGATTTCTTGAGCTTCTGGCATCTGCTTCTTCCAACAGAATCTACTTCCGGCCACGCTTGCTGAGGGATATGTCTGTGATGGATACAAGAACCACTATCCTTGGCACGGAGATCAGCTTTCCTGTGGGAATTGCTCCCACAGGTATGCACAAGTTGGCTTGTCCCGATGGGGAGCAGAGCACAGCAAGAGGTAGGCCAGGAATTCTTTCCCATGAAGTTACTGTGAGTTGAACTTGACATAGAGGATCCAAATTACAAGAGAAGTAATTTCgactgaacattaggaagaaattcCTGACCGTAAGAGCAGGCAGCCATGGGAAGTGGTGGATGGCCACATGTCAGAGTTGCCTTAGGGGTGGACATCCTGCTTCTGCAGAAATGATAGTAGAAACCTCAGGTAGGTATCTGATCTCAATTTGTGGCTACTTGGTGGTGAGATGGGCTTATGAAATAAACAGGCAGATGTGCACATTTAGGATGAGATTCACCGTGTGTTCACACACAAAACTCCTGCACATTCTCCACTGCCTAAGAACTCAGCTAAAAGGAATACACTAATGAAATAGAACAAAACCAGACTCTCACCCCATTAGAGGCAACTTCTGCTGCAGGACTGTTTCCAGAAGGGGCTTCTCCTGCCTTTTGGAGCAGGAGAACACATTTGGATATGGGAACTGCAAAATCCTGATCACATAACTTCTGACATTCCTTCCGCAGTTGGGTCAGGCATGTGATATTTTTGGGCACAGTCTTATTCATGGTtaagcagagctgttttggcaagGCAAGGGAGTCAAAGAGACTCAAGTCCCCATGAAAAGTCTCAACCCCAGCTTGTTCTCAATGTAAGGAGATGACCCACAGAGTGGGACAGACCTAACTATGTATTATGTCTATTTGTTGCATTTTCCGTGGTGCAGAGAATAAGCCTTTTATGGGAACAAGAACACAAAAGGAAGTTGCATGTTTCCTTCCAGAATGAATACTGAATATGTGAAGGGGCAAGTAGGACATGTTGGGGACTAGCCCTCACCTCTCCCTAGCCAAGCCATGGTCAGCCCGGTCTTAAAGGGCCCAACTTCTATTTGAATGAGCCATAGAAGCAGAAGCCATGGCCATGTTGGTTCCCCATCTTTGTCTAAATAAAGAGGCATGCTCTGAAGACTGAGGTAATGGTTATGTCAGCCAGGAGCACGCCTAAGAGATGTGTCATCTTCACTGAGAGAGCATCCCAATAGAAGGACACAAGAAAACTTGTCTCATCAAAACAGGATACCTCCGTTTCAGCAAGCAGTTCGGGCATTTTTTATGCTTAGGGCATGAACTGCAACAGGTCGAAGACAGACTTATACTAGTACCCTTGGCTCAAACTGCCTCTTCATATTTTTCTGAAGCAGCGAAAGCTATGAATATCTGCTACATTGCCAGCACTTACTCCACTTGCTCTATGGAAGAAatcgctgctgctgctcctgctggctTCCGATGGTTTCAACTCTACATTCACCGGAACAGGACCATCGCTGAGCAGCTGGTGCGAAAGGCAGAGTCCTTGGGCTTCCAGGCCTTGGTGCTCACAGCTGATCTGCCGTACACTGGGAAGAGGCGGGACGACATCCGCAACAACTTCCAGTTCTTGTCTTCTGTTAAACTGAAGAACTTGGAAGGTTTCTTTGAGGTCTGTAAACTCTTAACAGTATTTCACGTGAAAGCTTGTGAGAGAAGGATGGAGGAATGCAGAGCCAAAGAAATAGGTTGAGCTGCTCAGATTTACAACAGGCAAACTATGGTTTAAGTAAAACCAGgcttattttttattgttgtccTCCCAGCTTTCGAACTTTGCAACTTCATTCTGATCCCTCTAGTGCAAGAGGTTTCAAGAGGGCTAAGCAATGGCTATATCTGGGGGTTTGTCTTTTCATAAACTATGCTTTGTGCCTTCCCTTGGAGCCATTGTGCTGATGGCACTGAGCTCCATCTTTCTTTCAGGATCCATTCTGGACTCTGCAGGCTGTCCCCAGGCAATGCTTGAGGTCCATCTTCAAACCACTCCCCTTGTGGTAGAACCAGAACTAAGGCTTATGGATGGTTTCCAGCACTGGTGACAGTTTGATAGGAAGTCAGCTTAGGGCAAGGGACTcagaggctgactacatgggcatttagcctgATATTCAGTCTGCTTCAGTGACAAGCTGGTTCATTCTGAAAGATGGCAATAAGACGACATCTTTGCCGTAGCGAACCAACCTGCCCCTAGAGTGGTTGCACCTGTTCCTTTCTGGACACTGTCTGGAGCTTCTACTTTGATACAGCACTAGGTTGTGGCAGGCTGTCAACCAGACCTTTAAGATAATATGAATACGAATCGATGAATTTTTGAATGAAATTGGCAATCCATTTTTtaatctgtgcccatctctattcagaataCACATATCTaacgtttttaaaaagcagactaAATAGGTCACTTCAGTTCCGGATggcatttggatgtgaggattgtaCCAAATGGCAATCCCTGACCTCCTAGCAAGCTTATTCAGCCTGCTCCAACCTGCCTCAACCCAGCCATGTAGTCAAGCCCTCAGGAAACCTGTGTTGGTAAGTCTTGGCAGGATCTGAGAGAGCAAACTATCGAATATCTTTTAGAGCAGGGTCAGGAGTCTACAAAAGGCCAGGGAACAAAACAGGCAAATTtggagaggatgagatggttggtttgtttgtttcaaaaatgTCACATATATTAAATTGGATCATTAAGATGGTGATGTTCAGCTTTAATGACAGAACATGAACGAAAGATAAATAGTAGATTCCCAGACCTTTGTGAGAAATGTCAGGAAAGGGCTCTGCAATTCAAACTAATAAGAAACTTTCTTAACTATAAATAGTACTGCACACTTGGTGTGTCCACTAGAGAGCaggcaaaaagaagaaaatcaaagtCCTtatacagatactgtacatgagaaattgatttttaaacatttcagtgCAAATTTGCTAAATGCGCCCTCCCCAAACCTAAAAATGAGGCAGAACACAACTTGCCATTGATATATATGCACTTCTGATCTtttcaatagttttttttaatatgtgagTAAGAAACCTACACAGGTTTTCAtggagacaaaaaaaattaaaaatgcaacatgAGCCAGACCTCAGACAGAACATGACAACATACATTACGTTATTCAGAGTAAGTATTTAGAATAGTGTTTTAAATGGAATTATATTTAGAAAAATAAGAATCTGAGGGAAGTTGAGCTCAATAGACTCAACCATcctctagtccagtggtgtccaaccttggccctccagatgttcttggacttcagctcccagaaatcctggccggcagaggtggtggtgaaggcttctgggagctgtagtctaagaacatctggagagagagagagagagagagagagagagagagagagagagagagagagagtatgaagCAGTGTGTTTTAAAGGTTGCCAATTTCTCTACCCTTTCATTCTGGCCTCAAGTGACTGTTTCTCAGATGGCTTAGAGAAGGAGTACTTTCCTGGGCAGCTTCGAACCAGCCTAGAGATAAAGGTGAAAGTTGGTCTGGGACTCAAGGCAGCATCCGATCACTACCTTTAGAACCTCTCAAATGGAGTTCCTCCTGACAAATCACTAAGATACAGTGTGAGTGGCCCCCGATGCTCCCTCCATGACGAGGCAAAAAGTTGTGATAGAATTAGGACTTTATTGGGAACAAAGAAAGGTGGAAAGATGATGCATAAAACATGCCTTCTTGCAGAGTTGGCCCTGGTGGGTTGTGGGGGTGCTGGGGTTCCTTGCAGCACCAAGCCCCTCTGGGCAATAGCAGAACCTAGTCCAATAGCAGAACCCTCTGGAGTTCGGCTGCCCCTCCAGTCCGTATGTCCCTCtggcttgcagagggaagaaacagaaatgaatgtcCCTGCAGGCTCAGCCCCCTTCAAACTCTCAGTTCTAATGCTGGCCAGGCTCCTTCCTCAAGCCTCTGGCCTTAGTCCCGGGAATGGAGTAGTCCCCTAGCCGGTCAGGAGTTACTCCACTCTCTGATCAGTTAAGCAGAGATGTTCACATAGATGTTCAATTGGGGCAGGCAGGAGCCACTCCTGGCTTCCCTCCAGTCCAGGGAGTCAGCTGGAGTAAGCAACTGGGGAAGGATGGGAGCTCAGACCACAGTCTGTCTTTCCCAGCCCCCTTGCTTACCCTCTCAGGGTCTGGACACCACATTATCAGTCTTCCCGGATTAGCAAGGCCTTCTGACTCCCTCCCAGCTCCTCTCCTGATAAGGAGGCTTCGTTCTCCTCAATGAGGCATTCCAGGGCATCCTGCCAAGTGTCCGTGTGCTCtatcttcccctcctctttctagCCCCACCAGAGCACTTTCCCCCTCCGAGAGGTGTGTCTGGCCCCTCCCCTTCTCCATGGGCCCAGGTGTTTGAAATGGGGAGAGCATTCCTCCTGCCATAGGAGGCTGACCACTCTGCCAGCCAGCTGCAGATGGCTCACATATAACTTGTCTGTTTTTAGGGCAAGGAGAAGCTGGACTGATTGAGCAGAGATGTGTTTATGAGCATTTCCTCCCCATGTGAATCCCGACCATGATTCCATGGGGTGACATAACTCTAAGCTCCCTTGAAAGATGTCGCACCACGAAAATCTTCCTCATTTAGCTATTGTGTTAACAACCTTCAACGATACTTCATCattctttttaacttttattgTCATATATTCATTGTATTGTACAGTATTATGCTTCTGATAATTTCTTATAACTGAGAATTTTCAGTAATACATCAGGATCCAaggccaaaagaaaaagagacaggaTTAGTCTCCCAATTAACTCATAAATCATGCACAGAAACATGGCAACAAGGAGCAACATAGGTAGACTGGAATCCTGTAACAGAAATGACATTTCCAAAGTTATCAAAGCTGAGGGTTGATGAGATGTGCAGTTTGATATCCAGAGGACCAGAAGCTGCTCAATTCTGGGTGAGCAAGACAGGGAAATATCGGGTAGATGTACTGACAGCAAGGGCAGCAGTGAagtctctgtctcttcctctaCTTCAGGGAGAAGACCGTACAGAGTATGGGTTGCCTCCCAACTCCATAGATCCCTCTCTCAGTTGGGAAGATATCTCCTGGCTACAGAGCTTGACGCGCTTGCCCATCATTGTCAAGGGAATTTTGACCAAGGAAGATGCAGAACTGGCAGTGAGGCATGGAGTGAAAGGGATTATTGTATCCAACCATGGAGGGCGACAGCTGGATGGGGTGCCTGCAGCGGTAAGTGATGGGGCAGAGTCCTATCATCATGTGAATGTGTGCAGGAAGTCAGTCTCCACCTGGCTGGGTTAGACGTTTGTGTGTACACAGATGTGAATGGGCAAACAATGGATgaatgcagaaggaggaggaaaaagtagAAATGGAAGCTAGCAAGGAGGGGTCTGGGTCTGTGCAACAGGAAGAGAAGACACAAGTTTCATGTTCCCAAATTAGAGttcaaagctacacaggctgcaGGGAACATTATATTTCTAGCAACAAGACCTTTCAATTCCCCCCTGTTTATTCTGGAATATTTTGCCTAAAGGCTGAGAAGGGGAGAGGTACATTTTGTCCACATGCTGAATATCTTCCCAAAGCCAACACAAAGGAAGACAAGAAGCTTCCCTTTCGATGTCTTCCTCAAATGCATTGACAAACAtaaaagggaaacagaaaaatgCATTTTACCATTTCCcgccccccttttttgttttgttttgttttgtttttctcctgtaCTTTGCCAACAAGTTGAGACCAACTAACACAGCTACATCTTTGGTAATTTGTCTAACAGATATGTTCATACATACAGCACATTCTGTTCTCCCCTCCTCACAGTTGCCAAGACATGATCATGTTTTAAATATGTAACCTATCCCTGATGTTGCTTGGTAGGAGCATTTCTGTGCTTGACTGCACAAGCAACCTTCAGCAATCTTTCATACAGTAAATAAGGAGAAAACTGGTGGTGTTTGTCTGCTCTTTAAAAAGAGTACAACCGGTGGTGAAGGAGCATGGGAGGTACAGTTCAACAACATGTGGAGGACCACAACTGGCCAGCTGTTATAAGACAACTATTTTTGCTGTAGGTTGTCTGTTGATCTGCCTGTCTATACATGCATGTACACGTGCGCGCACACTCTCTTCTTGACTTTTAAGTAATGGCACAAGAAGCTCTTCCTGAGCAAATGTCTGTAGCATGCCATTGTGGCATAGACCCTGTTGTGCTGTGCTGCCGCTTGGAAAGTGATCTGCGACCAATGTGTTTGTGAAATGTTAGAAAGCACATCTTTGGCTTCACCCACCTTCCTGCTGCTCCTTTCACAGGCCAATTTCTCATCGGTTGTCTCTTTGCAGATTGATGCTCTGGTGGAAGTTAGGGCTGCAGTGCAAGATAAAGCTGAAGTTTACGTGGATGGTGGGATACGAACGGGAACTGATATCCTGAAAGCACTGGCACTTGGAGCAAAATGTGTCTTCATCGGAAGGCCTGCCCTCTGGGGTCTGGCCTATAAGGTGAGGAAATATAGGGTCCATGTGTTTCAGTGCCAATGAGGGGGTGGTAAGTGGAAAATCAAAAGTGACAAAATCAGATTTGCTTTTTCATTCCTAGATTTGCACCTGTTAAATCTTACCTCCCGTTCAGTTTTGTGTTGTCTGCATGCTTCGTGTAAATGTGAGTgtgctaaaatgatttatttaataaacatttttgtaAATACGCATGGCTGGCGACCATGCAAAGATCACCTGTACTACAATATTTTATTGCTACATACAAAGATGAAGGCTGCCCAGTGAAGAAAGCAGTGGGAGGGAagtaattcatttgaaatatgg is a window encoding:
- the HAO2 gene encoding 2-Hydroxyacid oxidase 2 isoform X1, whose translation is MMLVCLSDFEAYAKKHLPKAVWDFFAAGADECCTRDDNLAAFKRIYFRPRLLRDMSVMDTRTTILGTEISFPVGIAPTGMHKLACPDGEQSTARAKAMNICYIASTYSTCSMEEIAAAAPAGFRWFQLYIHRNRTIAEQLVRKAESLGFQALVLTADLPYTGKRRDDIRNNFQFLSSVKLKNLEGFFEGEDRTEYGLPPNSIDPSLSWEDISWLQSLTRLPIIVKGILTKEDAELAVRHGVKGIIVSNHGGRQLDGVPAAIDALVEVRAAVQDKAEVYVDGGIRTGTDILKALALGAKCVFIGRPALWGLAYKGEEGLQQLLKILKDEFHLSMALAGKDFPRPQ
- the HAO2 gene encoding 2-Hydroxyacid oxidase 2 isoform X2; translation: MMLVCLSDFEAYAKKHLPKAVWDFFAAGADECCTRDDNLAAFKRIYFRPRLLRDMSVMDTRTTILGTEISFPVGIAPTGMHKLACPDGEQSTARAAKAMNICYIASTYSTCSMEEIAAAAPAGFRWFQLYIHRNRTIAEQLVRKAESLGFQALVLTADLPYTGKRRDDIRNNFQFLSSVKLKNLEGFFEGEDRTEYGLPPNSIDPSLSWEDISWLQSLTRLPIIVKGILTKEDAELAVRHGVKGIIVSNHGGRQLDGVPAAIDALVEVRAAVQDKAEVYVDGGIRTGTDILKALALGAKCVFIGRPALWGLAYKGEEGLQQLLKILKDEFHLSMALAGCRNVSEIGRHLVQYSRL